In Chitinophagales bacterium, a genomic segment contains:
- a CDS encoding helix-turn-helix transcriptional regulator: MTLGQKIRELREQSGMFQRELASKLEIGDGFLSKVENNQKILKREHLIKISELFNCSISELEALWIGTKLYEIVKDEQEALNALKVAEQELSYAKSRTQKSIRNL, from the coding sequence ATGACACTTGGACAGAAAATTAGAGAATTAAGAGAGCAATCAGGGATGTTTCAGAGGGAGTTAGCCTCTAAACTTGAAATTGGAGATGGGTTTTTAAGCAAGGTTGAAAACAATCAAAAAATACTAAAAAGAGAACATCTTATTAAAATTAGTGAACTTTTTAATTGTTCCATTTCAGAATTAGAAGCCTTGTGGATTGGAACAAAATTATATGAAATAGTGAAAGATGAACAGGAAGCTCTAAATGCCCTAAAAGTAGCCGAACAAGAATTGAGCTATGCGAAATCACGAACACAAAAGTCTATTAGAAATTTGTGA